The following are from one region of the Thermodesulfobacteriota bacterium genome:
- a CDS encoding indolepyruvate oxidoreductase subunit beta has translation MAEQPVTSLVLVGVGGQGVLLASEIAARAAIAAGFDVKTNEVHGMAQRGGSVIAQVRYGSRVWSPLVEPGTARVLGALESIEALRYHQLLAPDGLAVVSSQVIVPATVSSGQAAYPADAQARLQRVFPRLVYADAVAEARALGDHRAVNLLLLGAMSTALELPMDAWEKAIVQSVKAGHLDLNLRAFRRGRELP, from the coding sequence ATGGCTGAGCAGCCGGTGACGAGCCTGGTGCTGGTGGGGGTGGGAGGGCAGGGGGTGCTCCTGGCAAGCGAGATCGCCGCCCGGGCCGCCATTGCCGCCGGGTTCGACGTCAAGACCAACGAGGTCCACGGCATGGCCCAGCGGGGCGGCTCGGTCATCGCCCAGGTGCGCTACGGCTCCCGGGTGTGGAGCCCGCTGGTGGAGCCGGGCACCGCCCGGGTGCTGGGGGCCCTGGAGAGCATCGAGGCCCTGCGCTACCACCAGCTCCTGGCCCCCGACGGGCTCGCCGTGGTCTCCTCCCAGGTGATCGTCCCCGCCACGGTCTCCTCGGGCCAGGCCGCCTACCCGGCGGACGCGCAGGCGCGCCTCCAGCGGGTCTTCCCGCGCCTGGTGTACGCCGACGCCGTGGCCGAAGCCCGGGCCCTGGGGGACCACCGGGCGGTCAACCTGCTACTCCTTGGAGCCATGTCTACAGCGTTGGAGCTGCCCATGGATGCTTGGGAAAAAGCCATTGTGCAAAGTGTAAAGGCCGGGCACCTCGACCTGAATCTCCGGGCCTTTCGCCGGGGGCGGGAGCTCCCGTAG